One genomic window of Monodelphis domestica isolate mMonDom1 chromosome 1, mMonDom1.pri, whole genome shotgun sequence includes the following:
- the PGPEP1L gene encoding pyroglutamyl-peptidase 1-like protein, whose product MGRGVTKLRHQNGSQQHSTTLNFKRRILNPVCVMVVAEAAAAAELSNLGLGKDVMVQILQLPVTYKKAKEQVSKIWETLQPQFTVHVGLASSSKAIILEQCGRNQGYRDADICGLLPEGSVCLRDGPDMIESTINMKAVCKNISVNGIQVLFSRDAGRYVCDYTYYLSLHYGNGCAAFIHVPPLSNLLTANLLGRALQIIIEEMLKQFGKARK is encoded by the exons ATGGGGAGAGGGGTCACCAAACTCAGACACCAAAATGGCAGTCAGCAGCATTCTACAACCTTGAATTTCAAAAGGAGGATTCTTAATCCAGTGTGTGTGATGGTGGTGgcagaggcagcagcagcagcg GAACTCTCCAATTTGGGTCTGGGCAAAGATGTAATGGTTCAGATTCTGCAGCTGCCTGTGACTTACAAGAAAGCAAAGGAGCAAGTGTCCAAAATTTGGGAAACTCTTCAACCTCAA TTCACTGTTCATGTTGGACTTGCTTCATCTTCCAAAGCAATCATCCTAGAACAGTGTGGACGGAACCAAGGTTACAGAGATGCAGATATTTGTGGGCTTTTACCAGAAGGTAGTGTCTGTCTGCGAGATGGCCCAGATATGATTGAATCTACCATCAACATGAAAGCAGTTTGCAAAAACATCTCTGTCAATGGAATCCAGGTTCTCTTTTCCAGAGATGCAGGAAG ATATGTCTGCGATTATACCTACTACTTGTCTCTGCATTATGGAAATGGCTGTGCTGCTTTCATTCATGTCCCTCCATTATCCAATTTGCTAACAGCCAACCTTCTAGGAAGAGCATTGCAAATCATTATCGAAGAGATGTTAAAACAGTTTGGAAAGGCCAGAAAATAA